A region from the Desulfomarina profundi genome encodes:
- a CDS encoding GPI anchored serine-threonine rich family protein translates to MTIQTIRNFAKLFFLFFLVICISITTAGAASHPTKEITKQKTKSKTGIAGKHKVAKKPFLKLTSPNGNEKIQIGGKVTIRWEKQEVRGNIRLVLFSSNKRIGNIAGSIPASNRKLDWKAGIINGRLIPPGKQYRIKITALSNQKLTDFSKGTFTLFQKGKVAKTNNLTSGVSKKTTVQTQSSLEITSPRGGENIQIGKEVTIRWKKGDINGSIRLALFSGNKRIGNIAASIPILSRKYNWKAGFINGRPVPPGKNYRIRITTLSDQKITLFSKGTFALHNVARSRNAVRSREIIGIPYPRANDLITVDPRPRRFRWYASPGTRPPFKVTAVNASGSRIITLADGLRGTVQSNGTRHGTMRIYFRGASFANATGAYQLVMKDASGVEGRSALFRVEMPELDAPPPAPMDRQHQMNAHPGIDLELGPIHDEDVRFERASSSFDRDLFRLQINLRTRNNSENNRPLARVRCGYKLLESSVNPFLPPVNGTIDSPTPPPIPQFLSESHVVKDGIIEISPFPPLASNEWHRVPVEIFVYLDPARLVSTDRKYYMTFELQDVYREPIHDPILSNNRTRTPDFYRRAEE, encoded by the coding sequence ATGACGATTCAAACTATCCGCAATTTCGCAAAACTGTTCTTTCTCTTCTTTTTGGTAATATGTATCAGCATAACAACTGCGGGTGCCGCATCACATCCAACGAAAGAAATAACGAAACAAAAGACCAAATCAAAGACTGGTATTGCAGGTAAACATAAAGTAGCAAAAAAGCCCTTTCTGAAGCTGACAAGCCCAAATGGAAATGAAAAAATTCAAATAGGTGGAAAAGTCACTATCCGGTGGGAAAAACAGGAAGTGAGGGGAAATATTCGCCTTGTCCTTTTCAGCAGCAACAAAAGAATAGGTAATATTGCGGGCAGCATTCCGGCCTCTAACAGAAAACTTGACTGGAAAGCGGGTATTATAAACGGTCGGCTAATCCCACCTGGGAAACAATACAGGATCAAAATCACAGCACTCTCGAACCAGAAACTAACAGATTTCAGTAAAGGAACATTTACGTTATTCCAAAAGGGAAAAGTTGCCAAAACGAATAATTTAACTAGTGGAGTGTCCAAGAAAACAACGGTTCAGACCCAGTCATCCCTGGAAATTACCAGTCCCCGGGGAGGCGAAAATATCCAGATCGGTAAAGAAGTTACGATTCGCTGGAAAAAGGGGGATATTAACGGAAGTATTCGTCTGGCTCTTTTCAGTGGAAACAAAAGAATCGGGAATATTGCAGCCAGCATACCGATTTTAAGCAGAAAATATAATTGGAAAGCGGGTTTTATCAACGGCAGGCCGGTTCCGCCGGGGAAAAATTACAGGATCAGAATTACCACACTTTCTGATCAGAAGATAACACTGTTCAGTAAAGGAACTTTTGCGCTGCACAATGTTGCGCGGTCTCGCAATGCTGTGCGGTCTCGAGAAATAATTGGAATACCCTATCCCCGTGCTAACGATCTTATCACCGTCGATCCCAGACCACGTAGATTTCGATGGTATGCATCACCAGGAACAAGACCTCCTTTTAAAGTGACCGCAGTCAACGCAAGCGGCAGTCGGATAATAACCCTGGCTGATGGACTTAGGGGCACAGTCCAAAGTAATGGAACGAGGCATGGGACAATGAGGATTTATTTTCGAGGTGCATCATTTGCCAATGCTACCGGAGCATATCAACTTGTCATGAAAGACGCGTCGGGGGTTGAAGGGAGAAGTGCTCTCTTCCGGGTTGAAATGCCAGAGCTTGATGCACCTCCTCCGGCACCCATGGATAGACAACATCAGATGAATGCACACCCCGGAATTGATCTTGAACTTGGACCCATCCATGATGAAGACGTCCGGTTTGAACGTGCTAGCAGTTCCTTTGACCGTGATCTCTTCAGGTTACAGATCAATCTTCGGACCCGTAACAATTCAGAGAACAACAGACCACTTGCGAGGGTAAGATGTGGGTATAAATTACTGGAATCATCTGTTAACCCTTTTCTACCCCCTGTGAATGGGACGATAGACTCACCCACTCCCCCACCTATCCCTCAATTCCTAAGTGAAAGTCATGTCGTAAAGGATGGAATCATTGAAATCAGTCCATTTCCACCTCTTGCTTCCAATGAATGGCACCGTGTTCCTGTGGAAATTTTTGTTTATCTGGATCCGGCTCGTTTGGTGTCAACCGACAGGAAGTATTATATGACTTTCGAGCTCCAGGATGTTTACAGAGAGCCTATTCATGACCCGATTTTAAGTAATAATAGAACCAGAACCCCCGACTTTTACCGTCGAGCTGAAGAATAA